From Glycine max cultivar Williams 82 chromosome 11, Glycine_max_v4.0, whole genome shotgun sequence, the proteins below share one genomic window:
- the LOC100789674 gene encoding ARF guanine-nucleotide exchange factor GNOM gives MGHLKMQMQTGLNPTEDEYMQCDAGYPNKTTIVCMINAEIGAVLAVMRRNVRWGVHYMSDDDQSEHFLVQSLKKLRRQVFSWQNQWHAINPALYLQPFLDVIRSDETSAPITGVALSSVYKILTLDVIDQHTVNVGDTMHLVVEAVTSCRFEVTDPGSEEVVLMKILQVLLACVKGKASVMLSNQHICTIVNISFRIVHQAGTKGELLQHIARYTMHELVRSIFSHLQNIDNTESAFINGTATLKQETNGLNNEHALASGQLENGRLNSARDAQPLSTGIASSTATDVTAVVIDENTAIASSGNEIDPQELQLLTEPYGVPCMVEIFHFLCSLLNVAEHMGVNPRSNTIAFDEDVPLFALNLVNTAIELGGPSFRCHPRLLSLIQDELFRNLMQFGLSMSPLVLSMVCSIVLNLYHHLRTELKLQLEAFFSCVILRLAQRKYGASYQQQEVVMEALVDFCRQKTFMVEMYANFDCDISCSNVFEDIANLLSKSAFPVNNPLSSIHVLALDGLIAVMQGMAERIGSRSLSSEQSPVNFVEYTPFWMEKCDSFGDPNDWVPFVRRRKYIKRRLMIGADHFNRDDKKGLEFLQGTHLLPIKLDPHSVACFLRYTAGLDKNLIGDFLGNHDELCVQVLHEFARTFDFRDMTLDTALRVFLETFRLPGESQKIHRVLEAFSERYYEQSPHILANKDAALVLSYSIILLNTDHHNMQVKKKMTKEDFIRNNRHINDGSDLPREFLSEIYHSICKNEIRTTPEPGFGFPEMTPSRWISLMHKSKKTAPFIVSDSRAYLDYDMFLLLSGPTIAAISVVFDNAENEEVYQTCMDGFLAVAKISAYYHLENVLDDLVVCLCKFITILDPLSVEESVLAFGDDTKARMATETVFTIANRYGDYIRTGWRNILECILIFHKLGLLPTWLASDAADESHVTTETGHGRSNSNSLSSTHLQYITPKRPFGLISRFSQLLYLGAEEAGSIPTEEQLVAHQQATQAIHKCHIDSVFTESKFLQAESLLHLAKALISAGAQHLKGSRISEDEVTSVFCLELLVTITLNNRDRVGLLWKDVYEHISNIVQSTVMPCALVERAIFGLLRICHRLLPYKENITDELLRSLLLVLKLDAQVADAYYEQITQEVNRLVKENASHIRSQSGWRTISSLLSITARHLEASGAGFDALIFIMSDGAHLLPANYVLCVDVARQFAESRVGLVDRSIVALDLMAGSVNCLEKWSNNAKKAVKEDEVEKMLQDIGEMWFRLVQGLRKVCLDQREEVRNHAVLSLQQCLTGAVGTHIPRKLWLTCFDQVIFTVLDDLLEIAQAHSQKDCRNIEGTLVISLTLLSKVFVQLLQELLQLEAFCKLWEGMLSRMEKCVKMKIRGRRSEKLQELVPDLLKNTLLVMKAGGILVHSSGSGDNSLWELTWQHTKNIGPSLQSEVFPEQDSEQLQIQHKQIEPVGSLGPDANISVPSNEKVGQDGAMIS, from the exons ATGGGACATCTAAAGATGCAAATGCAAACTGGTCTTAATCCCACAGAGGATGAATACATGCAATGTGATGCAGGATATCCAAACAAGACTACCATAGTATGCATGATCAATGCAGAAATTGGTGCTGTTTTGGCTGTCATGCGAAGAAATGTTAGATGGGGAGTTCATTACATGTCGGATGATGACCAATCAGAGCACTTTCTTGTTCAGTctttaaagaaattaaggaGGCAGGTTTTCTCATGGCAAAACCAATGGCATGCCATCAACCCTGCCTTGTATCTCCAGCCCTTTTTGGATGTGATACGATCAGATGAAACTAGTGCACCTATTACTGGCGTTGCTTTGTCATCTGTTTACAAGATCTTAACTCTAGATGTGATTGATCAACACACTGTCAATGTTGGAGATACCATGCACTTGGTGGTTGAAGCTGTCACAAGTTGCAGATTTGAAGTTACTGATCCTGGATCAGAAGAAGTGGTATTAATGAAGATTTTACAAGTTCTTCTAGCATGTGTGAAAGGTAAAGCATCTGTAATGCTGAGTAACCAACACATTTGCACCATAGTGAATATTAGTTTCCGTATAGTTCATCAAGCAGGAACCAAAGGTGAGCTGTTGCAACATATAGCACGGTATACAATGCATGAACTGGTTAGGTCTATATTTTCTCACCTTCAGAATATTGACAACACAGAGTCTGCATTCATAAATGGGACAGCTACCTTAAAACAAGAG ACCAATGGACTAAATAATGAGCATGCTTTGGCAAGCGGACAATTGGAAAATGGGAGGCTGAATTCTGCACGCGATGCTCAACCATTATCTACAGGCATTGCTTCCAGTACTGCAACTGATGTGACAGCAGTTGTAATTGATGAAAACACAGCTATTGCTAGCAGTGGCAATGAGATTGATCCACAGGAATTACAGCTCCTGACCGAACCATATGGGGTTCCATGTATGGTGGAAATATTTCACTTCTTGTGTTCTTTGCTGAATGTTGCTGAGCATATGGGAGTGAATCCTAGATCAAACACAATAGCATTTGATGAAGATGTTCCTCTTTTTGCTTTAAATTTGGTTAACACAGCCATAGAGTTGGGAGGGCCATCCTTTCGCTGTCACCCAAGACTCCTGAGTTTAATTCAGGATGAATTATTCCGCAATCTTATGCAATTTGGTTTATCAATGAGCCCTCTTGTACTTTCAATGGTGTGTAGCATTGTTCTCAATTTGTATCACCATCTTCGTACGGAACTGAAATTACAGCTAGAAgcatttttttcttgtgttattttgaGGCTTGCACAAAGGAAATATGGGGCTTCATATCAGCAACAGGAGGTTGTGATGGAAGCACTTGTTGATTTTTGCAGGCAAAAAACATTCATGGTGGAGATGTATGCTAACTTCGACTGTGACATAAGTTGCAGTAATGTCTTTGAAGATATTGCTAACTTGTTGTCCAAAAGTGCATTTCCTGTGAACAATCCATTATCTTCCATACATGTTCTTGCCTTGGATGGTCTTATTGCTGTAATGCAGGGAATGGCCGAAAGGATTGGTAGTAGATCTTTAAGTTCAGAACAATCTCCTGTGAATTTTGTGGAGTATACTCCATTCTGGATGGAAAAGTGTGACAGTTTTGGTGACCCAAATGATTGGGTTCCTTTTGTCCGCCGAAGAAAGTACATAAAGAGAAGATTAATGATTGGAGCTGATCACTTCAATCGGGATGATAAGAAAGGTCTCGAGTTTCTCCAAGGAACACATCTTTTGCCTATCAAACTTGATCCCCATAGTGTTGCCTGCTTTTTGAGATACACTGCTGGGTTGGATAAGAATCTCATTGGCGATTTCCTTGGAAATCATGATGAACTCTGCGTTCAGGTTCTTCATGAATTTGCTAGGACATTTGATTTCCGAGATATGACCTTAGACACAGCCCTGCGTGTATTTTTGGAGACTTTTAGGCTGCCTGGAGAATCACAGAAGATACATAGGGTGCTTGAAGCTTTCTCTGAGAGATATTATGAACAATCACCACATATCCTTGCTAACAAGGATGCTGCTCTTGTGTTATCATACTCGATTATATTGCTTAATACAGATCATCATAACATGCAGGTCAAAAAGAAGATGACAAAAGAGGATTTTATCAGGAATAATAGGCATATAAATGATGGCAGTGATCTTCCTCGAGAATTCCTGTCAGAGATTTACCATTCAATTTGCAAAAATGAAATCCGTACCACTCCTGAACCAGGCTTTGGATTTCCTGAAATGACCCCAAGTCGGTGGATTTCTCTGATGCACAAGTCAAAGAAAACTGCTCCATTCATTGTATCTGATTCTAGAGCATACTTggattatgatatgtttctgttATTGTCAGGCCCAACAATTGCTGCCATTTCTGTGGTTTTTGATAATGCTGAAAATGAAGAGGTATACCAAACATGTATGGATGGATTCTTAGCTGTTGCAAAGATATCAGCCTACTATCATCTTGAAAATGTACTTGATGATCTGGTTGTGTGCCTCTGTAAGTTCATTACCATTTTGGATCCGCTATCAGTTGAGGAATCTGTCCTGGCCTTTGGAGATGACACAAAAGCAAGAATGGCAACTGAGACAGTTTTCACTATTGCAAATAGGTATGGCGATTACATTCGCACAGGGTGGAGGAATATTCTTGAATGCATCTTAATATTTCACAAGTTAGGCCTCCTTCCTACTTGGTTGGCCAGTGATGCAGCTGACGAATCACATGTAACTACAGAAACTGGACATGGGAGGtctaattcaaattctttatccTCAACTCATCTTCAATATATTACTCCAAAGAGACCCTTTGGATTAATTAGCAGGTTTAGTCAACTCTTATATCTTGGGGCTGAAGAGGCAGGATCAATACCGACCGAAGAACAACTGGTTGCTCATCAGCAAGCCACACAAGCAATTCATAAGTGTCACATTGACAGCGTATTCACTGAGAGCAAATTTCTACAAGCTGAATCTCTATTGCATCTTGCAAAAGCACTCATTAGTGCTGGAGCTCAACATCTTAAAGGGAGCAGAATATCTGAGGATGAAGTCACTTCAGTTTTCTGTCTGGAGTTATTGGTGACAATCACTCTCAATAACAGGGATAGAGTTGGACTTCTTTGGAAGGATGTTTATGAACACATATCCAATATTGTTCAGTCAACTGTGATGCCTTGTGCACTGGTAGAAAGAGCTATTTTTGGACTTCTTAGAATTTGCCATCGCTTACTTCCCTACAAAGAGAACATTACTGATGAACTTTTGAGGTCCCTGCTACTTGTCTTGAAGCTTGACGCACAGGTTGCAGATGCATACTATGAGCAGATTACACAGGAAGTCAATCGCCTTGTGAAGGAAAATGCTTCACATATTAGATCTCAGTCTGGATGGCGGACAATTTCATCACTGCTTTCCATCACTGCTAGACACCTTGAAGCATCTGGGGCTGGATTTGATGCGCTGATATTCATTATGTCTGATGGAGCTCATTTGCTCCCTGCTAATTACGTTCTATGTGTAGATGTTGCGAGACAGTTTGCGGAGTCTCGTGTAGGACTGGTAGATCGGTCTATAGTTGCACTAGATCTTATGGCAGGTTCTGTTAATTGTTTAGAAAAGTGGTCTAATAATGCTAAGAAGGCAgtcaaagaagatgaagtggAAAAGATGTTGCAAGATATTGGGGAAATGTGGTTTAGGCTAGTTCAGGGACTGAGGAAAGTATGTCTGGACCAGAGAGAGGAGGTTAGAAATCATGCAGTGTTATCTTTGCAGCAGTGCTTGACAGGAGCTGTTGGGACTCACATCCCACGCAAGTTGTGGTTAACTTGTTTTGATCAAGTGATCTTCACCGTGCTGGATGACCTGCTTGAAATTGCACAAGCACACTCTCAGAAGGACTGCAGGAACATAGAAGGAACACTTGTTATTTCCTTGACGCTCTTGTCTAAGGTTTTTGTCCAGTTACTCCAAGAACTATTGCAATTGGAAGCCTTCTGCAAACTATGGGAGGGTATGCTAAGCCGTATGGAAAAATGTGTGAAGATGAAAATTCGGGGAAGGAGAAGTGAGAAGCTTCAGGAGCTTGTGCCTGATCTTCTGAAGAACACTTTGCTTGTTATGAAAGCTGGGGGCATTCTAGTGCACAGCAGTGGCTCAGGAGATAATAGTTTGTGGGAACTGACATGGCAACATACGAAGAATATTGGGCCCTCATTGCAGTCTGAGGTGTTCCCTGAGCAAGATTCAGAGCAGTTACAGATTCAGCACAAACAGATTGAACCAGTTGGAAGCTTGGGACCTGATGCAAACATTTCTGTTCCTTCAAATGAAAAAGTGGGCCAAGATGGTGCTATGATCAGTTAA